The genomic window GGACTGGCACTGCTGGCGGCCACCGGGGGCAGCTTGCAAGCGGCCTTCACACCGGGACAGAGTGCTTCGGGACGGGGCGCGGCGCAGCCTGGCAGCCTCGCCGCCGCCGTCATCATCGCCGTGACGCTCTCGGGCGTGTCCTTTTTCGGCATCGGGGCGGCCTTCTGGGGCATCCTGGCGGGCTTGGCGGTGCATGGGCTGGAAGGCGTGCGGCGGGCGGGCTAACTTCCCCTTCAGGCCTCCTGTTCGCGCAGCAGCCGCAGCTTGAGCGTGCTCAGGCGCGAGCGGCTCAGCACACCGCGCAGCAGCACCCGGTCCCCCAGCGCCAGCACCGGAATGTGGTCGCCGTGCCGGGCAGTCAGTGCCGCGTCACCGCTGATGTCGTGCAGCTGGTAAGCAAAGCCGAGTTCGTCCAGATGCGTCTGCGCCTGCTCGCACAGGTGGCAGCCGGGGCGGTGGTAGAGGGTGAGGGTGGGGAGGGGGGTCATAGGGGAACTCGGTGAAAAAGCTCAGTCGCCAGCGGGCAGCACGGCGCCGGCGGGGAGGGCCGCTGCCGGGCGCTGAACCAAGGCCATAGCGTGCAGCGGAGCGTACATGTCGCGCTGGGTGATGAGGTCGCCGGCGGGGGAGAAGAGCCGCAGCACCTGCCCCCCCTGGCGCACCGCGTAGATGCGCCCATCGGCGGCGATTTCGAGCAGCCAGGGCGCGTCGTTGGGCTCACCGACCAGGGTTTCGAGCGCGAAGGTGCTGCCCGGAGTGCCGTCGGGCTCGATTTTGCGGACCTTGCGCGCCACGCTGTCCACGATGTAGACGCCGCCCTTGGGGTCTACACCCAGCCCGTCGAGGCCGCGCAACTGCTCGGAGTTGCGGTCGAGGCGAAAGGCGTAGCGGCTGACATACTCGCCGCGCGGCGTAAAGCGCTGGACCTCGTGGTTGCCGCAGTCGAGCACGTACAGTTGCCCGTCTGGGCCGAACTTGAGGGTCGCCGGGCGCCCGAACTTGCCCTGCCCGGTGCCAGGGCCCCCGAAGCGGAAAAGAAACGCGCCGCGTGGCCCAAACACGCTCACGAACTGGGTTTCGGCGTCAAGCACGTAAATCTGGTCTTGCCACACCGCCACCCCCACCGGGCGCAACAACTGGCCGGGGTGCAGCCCGTAGCTGCCGAACGCCAGCTCCTCCTCGCCCTGGGGACCGAGCTTGCGAATCAGGCTGGCCTCCTGCCCCTG from Deinococcus radiodurans R1 = ATCC 13939 = DSM 20539 includes these protein-coding regions:
- a CDS encoding glutaredoxin family protein; the encoded protein is MTPLPTLTLYHRPGCHLCEQAQTHLDELGFAYQLHDISGDAALTARHGDHIPVLALGDRVLLRGVLSRSRLSTLKLRLLREQEA